The proteins below are encoded in one region of Apostichopus japonicus isolate 1M-3 chromosome 22, ASM3797524v1, whole genome shotgun sequence:
- the LOC139963810 gene encoding purpurin-like gives MNSRSEKMFRFAAVAVCFLVISEVSAQTCLVSEISLQNDFSPQKYVGTWYIVAHIQDGVYPYQRRSHYHLNSDMTFSMATQRIVEPAGCEEPWHFEVTGWSPDATQPAKMLVRPNIENLEVEPEDYWVISTDYVNYALVYSCGQVQDDGTCDPALTHAWIMSRSGQPLDQGSNKVVANKMLNELCLHIDRITEIPTECDAQLGVPGLSSEKGYANCITHLADILIKDDISNDSFLPRCEEGGVLYRPLQCAVDGVVCWCVDEESGKELPNTRTRLPESPPC, from the exons ATGAACTCAAGAAGCGAAAAAATGTTTCGTTTTGCTGCAGTCGCTGTTTGCTTTCTTGTGATTTCTGAGGTTTCTGCTCAGACATGTTTAGTCTCCGAGATTTCGTTGCAGAATGATTTTAGTCCTCAAAAG TACGTTGGCACGTGGTATATCGTCGCTCACATCCAAGATGGCGTCTATCCTTACCAGCGGAGATCACACTACCATTTAAACAGTGATATGACGTTCTCCATGGCAACACAGAGAATTGTGGAACCAGCAGGTTGTGAAGAGCCATGGCATTTCGAGGTAACTGGATGGAGTCCAGATGCAACACAACCGGCCAAAATGCTTGTCAGACCAAACATTGAGAACCTTGAAGTGGAGCCAG AGGACTATTGGGTTATTTCAACGGACTACGTTAACTACGCGTTGGTATACAGCTGTGGTCAGGTTCAAGACGATGGAACGTGTGATCCTGCTCTTACGCATGCGTGGATTATGAGCAGGTCCGGTCAGCCTCTCGATCAAGGAAGCAATAAAGTGGTcgcaaataaaatgttaaatgaaCTCTGTCTCCACATCGACCGTATTACCGAGATACCAACAG AGTGCGATGCTCAACTGGGCGTCCCTGGATTGTCTTCCG AGAAAGGATATGCTAACTGCATCACACACTTGGCGGACATCTTGATCAAGGATGACATTTCGAATGACAGCTTCCTACCGCGATGTGAGGAGGGTGGCGTCCTGTATAGACCACTGCAGTGTGCCGTGGACGGTGTGGTTTGTTGGTGCGTTGATGAAGAAAGCGGAAAAGAACTTCCAAACACACGTACTCGCTTACCAGAGTCACCTCCTTGTTGA
- the LOC139963356 gene encoding choline transporter-like protein 2: MGRKNESEASDANGLHSESFDDLDDPDAEMRMKKYGPPRVYEPHFHGPVLDRTLTDVLCLILFILAIIVWLTVGLIAGLEGNPASLVMPTDSKGRTCGVDAEVREKPYLFYFNLVDCIQVETLTNLNCPTTQVCVEECPDYYYFPLSMIVLSVFDLICVDNVNMTEDLSMTERADLVNQQKCAPYYLASRPVYGRCVPEFLLTVDINSTDFDVQETIIDPLTESNIFDSGVTVAIFKKAVSFVLNFGSVLQVVYDDFLNAWYIIIIGILIGALLCFVWCCIMRYVAGFMVWGSILALHVLLAGGIFFCWNEYTELEGIPGSTDDFSLTLSLDSYLRLQKTWLIAGIVFSVLLTIMLLLMLCLCNRIRIAINLIEEASKAVSAFWSTLFWPIIPFCMQLCVTVLWCAIAVYLATSKEKSFVVNSAENGTNVTFQNFEPCDVKTFDPQGTSTECMFNSYELPEYHNYMQFINVFCYLWVLNFIIGLNQVILAGVFATYFWTVDKKDLPKFPLLRSLIWTITYHTGSVAFGALIIAIVQLIRIFLEYIELQLKGRKNKVAKFILRCLKCIFWCLEKFLKFINKNAYIMIAIYGKNFCTSAQNAFFLLMRNIIRVAVVNKITDFLLFIGIAMVTTGVVVLSFFYFTFSAEYSLTAFVVAEYLPIPNVRYYWVIIIMIGLGTFVVAQIFFGVFNMAVDTLFLSFLEDLERHDGSPERPYYMNKDLMQIVGKKNRKRHEQW; the protein is encoded by the exons GTCCACCAAGAGTGTACGAACCTCACTTTCATGGACCAGTTTTAGACAG GACCCTGACTGATGTTCTTTGCCTGATTCTCTTCATCCTTGCGATTATAGTTTGGCTGACTGTCGGCCTGATTG CTGGTCTTGAGGGAAACCCTGCATCGTTGGTCATGCCAACTGATTCAAAGGGCAGAACTTGTGGAGTGGATGCCGAAGTCAG GGAAAAACCGTACCTCTTCTACTTCAATCTTGTTGATTGCATTCAAGTCGAGACTCTTACCAACTTAAATTGCCCAACAACGCAG GTCTGTGTAGAGGAGTGTCCTGATTATTACTATTTTCCACTTTCCATGATCGTTCTCAGCGTTTTTGATCTCATTTGTGTCGACAATGTCAATATGACAGAAGACCTA tcTATGACAGAAAGAGCAGATCTTGTCAATCAACAAAAATGTGCTCCATATTATTTAGCGAGTAGGCCAG TGTACGGTCGATGTGTGCCCGAATTCCTGTTAACAGTGGACATCAACAGCACAGATTTTGATGTACAGGAAACGATCATAGATCCATTGACCGAGTCAAACATCTTTGACAGTGGAGTGACAGTGGCAATATTCAAAAA AGCTGTTAGCTTTGTTCTAAACTTTGGCAGTGTCCTTCAAGTGGTTTATGATGATTTTTTGAATGCTTGGTACATAATAATTAT TGGCATTCTCATCGGTGCACTCCTATGTTTTGTCTGGTGTTGCATTATGAGGTATGTGGCTGGTTTCATGGTCTGGGGTAGCATACTAGCACTACATGTACTACTTGCTGGAG GTATCTTTTTCTGTTGGAATGAATACACAGAGTTAGAGGGAATACCAGGATCCACAGATGATTTCAGCTTGACCCTCAGCTTAGATTCGTATCTCAGACTTCAGAAAACCTGGCTGATTGCTG gAATCGTATTTTCTGTCTTGCTTACCATCATGCTTCTGCTCATGCTCTGTCTGTGCAATCGAATCCGCATCGCTATCAATCTCATCGAAGAAGCCAGCAA aGCGGTTTCTGCATTCTGGAGTACACTCTTCTGGCCGATCATACCATTTTGCATGCAACTCTGTGTGACGGTTCTGTGGTGCGCCATTGCTGT ATATTTGGCAACTTCCAAGGAGAAATCCTTTGTGGTGAACTCTGCAGAGAACGGAACCAATgtgacatttcaaaattttgaaccTTGTGATGTAAAG ACGTTTGATCCTCAAGGAACTTCCACGGAGTGCATGTTCAATTCCTACGAGCTGCCAGAGTATCATAACTACATGCAGTTCATCAACGTGTTCTGTTACCTGTGGGTGTTGAATTTCATCATCGGACTCAACCAGGTCATCTTAGCAGGTGTCTTCGCCACATATTTCTGGACTGTCGACAAAAAAGATCTCCCAAAGTTCCCGCTGTTGAGGTCTCTCATTTGGACTATTAC GTACCATACTGGCTCTGTAGCGTTCGGTGCTCTCATCATCGCTATCGTTCAGCTTATCCGCATCTTTCTAGAATACATAGAATTACAACTGAAAG gTAGAAAGAACAAGGTGGCAAAATTCATCCTTCGCTGTTTGAAATGCATTTTTTGGTGccttgagaaatttttgaaattcatCAACAAAAATGCATACATCATG ATTGCCATTTATGGAAAGAATTTTTGCACCTCGGCACAAAAtgctttctttcttcttatGCGAAATATCATCAG AGTGGCTGTCGTGAATAAGATCACCGACTTCTTATTGTTTATCGGCATCGCTATGGTGACCACAGGAGTGGTGGTGCTATCCTTCTTCTACTTCACGTTCAGTGCTGAATATTCTCTGACCGCTTTCGTCGTGGCGGAGTACCTTCCGATCCCGAATGTCCGTTATTACTGGGTGATCATTATT ATGATCGGCCTCGGAACATTTGTGGTGGCCCAGATATTCTTTGGTGTCTTCAACATGGCAGTAGATACGCTTTTCCTATCTTTCT TGGAGGACCTGGAGAGACATGATGGCTCACCAGAGCGGCCCTACTACATGAACAAAGACTTAATGCAGATAGTTGGAAAGAAGAACAGAAAACGTCACGAGCAATGGTAG